A region from the Vicia villosa cultivar HV-30 ecotype Madison, WI linkage group LG3, Vvil1.0, whole genome shotgun sequence genome encodes:
- the LOC131658858 gene encoding uncharacterized protein LOC131658858, protein MEQIRENLNEMRTEMVTNMGQCMEAIQTLALRQEELRQVLQRPVTDGIPTPGGGLVNQNVRNVVEIPIPAQESAHHENNLEPEAFRFPISETEKRFHLLEKRLKAIEGRDSVDLDADGLCLVPGVKIPVKFRVPNFEKYKGTTCPLTHVKAFCNKMAPYAENDKLLMHFFQDSLSGTSLEWYTQLERTHVRTWKELAEAEYARRWRELAARVQPPLLEQELMGMFKDMLEGPYYQGLIGASEFAELVVVGERIENGLRNGNIQDVDDFFEFPRRVDGRASVIPEYEEESLNHPLDQISRNEMEAIISIQDDPLICATALSHPPTQFVQREPVLHDQSTQYAPSWRNHQQNRHQQGRQRHRKPKRVYDAIPMTHDELLSELLKLSLVEPKQLDPVSFPYPEGFDPDVSCGYHAGAPGHSTEYCQPFRDKRESPQH, encoded by the exons ATGGAACAAATTCGTGAAAACTTGaatgagatgaggacagaaatggtGACTAACATGGGTcagtgtatggaggctattcaaaCCCTTGCTCTTAGACAAGAAGAGTTGAGACAGGTTCTTCAGAGGCCAGTTACGGATGGTATTCCCACCCCGGGAGGGGGTCTTGTGAATCAGAATGTCAGAAATGTTGTTGAAATTCCTATTCCTGCTCAGGAGAGTGCACATCATGAGAACAACTTAGAACCTGAAGCCTTCAGGTTCCCAATTAGTGAAACtgaaaaaaggttccacctcttggagaaaaggttgaaagctaTAGAAGGTCGTGATTCCGTTGATTTAGATGCTGATGGGTTGTGCCTAGTCCCTGGTGTCAAGATTCCTGTTAAGTTCAGAGTCCCTAACTTCGAGAAGTACAAGGGAACCACTTGTCCGTTGACTCATGTGAAAGCATTTTGTAACAAAATGGCTCCTTATGCTGAGAATGACAAGCTAttgatgcatttctttcaggacaGCCTCAGTGGTACATCCCTCGAGTGGTACACTCAACTTGAACGAACTCATGTCCGAACTTGGAAAGAATTAGCAGAAGC AGAATATGCCCGACGATGGAGAGAACTGGCTGCTAGAGTTCAACCTCCACTATTAGAACAAGAGCTCATGGGTATGTTCAAAGATATGTTGGAAGGTCCATACTACCAAGGCTTGATTGGTGCTTCTGAATTTGCAGAATTGGTTGTCGTCGGTGAACGGATTGAGAACGGTCTTAGGAATGGTAATATCCAAGACGttgatgatttttttgaattCCCCAGGCGTGTGGATGGAAGAGCCAGTGTAATTCCTGAGTATGAAGAGGAGTCTCTTAATCATCCTCTCGATCAGATCTCTCGTAATGAAATGGAAGCGATTATTTCTATTCAGGATGACCCACTAATCTGTGCTACAGCTCTCAGTCATCCACCTACTCAGTTTGTCCAAAGGGAGCCGGTTTTGCATGATCAATCAACTCAGTATGCGCCGTCATGGCGGAACCATCAACAAAATCGTCACCAGCAGGGTAGACAGAGGCATAGAAAGCCAAAAAGAGTGTACGATGCCATTCCTATGACTCATGATGAGCTATTATCTGAATTGCTCAAACTTTCCTTGGTGGAACCAAAGCAGTTGGATCCTGTTTCTTTCCCGTATCCTGAGGGATTTGACCCTGATGTCAGTTGTGGCTACCATGCCGGGGCACCTGGTCATTCGACTGAATATTGTCAGCCATtcagagacaag agagaatctcctcaacattgA